ATGGGCTTTTTGGCCGATCAGATTATGAAGGAATTACAGCGGGCGGGTTATCCCCCCCCGCGAATTCAATCTGTACCGAACGCCAGAGCAACAGGCCAAATACCTATCGGGGGGGACCTCGCAGGCAAAGGCCTATACTAGTGCACATCAGTACTATGGTGCGTCCGATATCATCCATGAAAAATGGGCGTGGTTTGACAAGCGACAGAAAGGCAATGTGCCTGACGGTACACAGTTTTGGGACCGCCTCTGGGATTGCGTCGAGGTCGTTGGCGAAAAATTCAACGTTGAGTGCAGTGACCGGCTGTCTTGGGACCCTGCACATGTGCAGTTGGCAAACTGGCGCGAATTTCGCGAGGTTGTCGGCCTCAAAGAGCCGAACCAGATGCAACTTGACTGGTATTTCCAGATCACGCTCCCGGCTGTTTGGAAGCAGCACTAGCGCAGCAAGCAACGCGCTACATAGGCAACGTAGAGGCCCCCTTTAAGGGGGGCCTCTGCGGCCCGATACATCCCCCTTGTTCCTGTATACATTTAATGACACCCTCGGATTGAAACATTGTGCACTAACCCCCCCATATTCAATGGCTACGAAACAAGCTGTCGCGAGTGCGATGAATGTGTGGCTACATATAAAAACACTTGGGTTTCTCGTTGTGTGGCTGAAAAGCAAACAATGCCGCACGCTTATGCCATTACTTTCACCTATGCGGATATAACAGAAGAAATCGATGGTGAGTGGATCACTGAGCCACCGCTAGGCGCTCGGGTCTATCGGTATAAAGATGTTGAGCTTATGTGGAAGCGCATAAGATCTGCCGCTAACCGCAAGTGGAAAAACGAAGAATTCGAAATGCGGTACGTGATAGTTGGGGAAAAGGGCACTCGTTTCGGGCGGTGTCATTATCATGGCGTCGTCTTTGCCACTCATCCAATAATTGAGCTTGGCAAGATAACCAGCAGAAAAGGCAACGAATTCGCTTATAAACGACGCCTAAACTGGAGTATTTGGGGGCACGGATTTGTTGAGTTCCAAATCGCTGACCGTAAGGGAATAGCCTACTGCCTCAAATACATCCTAAAAGCCCGCATGACCGCTGAGCGCTCTAAGGGGCATAAACGCGAGGGCAAAACGGAGTGGCTCGCAAGCTCCTATCTTTGGTGCTCCAAAGTTCCAGCGATTGGGTCAAAGTGGCTTTGGGGTAAACTGAATGATCTCCTGAGTAAGGGGATGTGCCCACCTGCCCTGCGTGTGCGGGTTCCCGGCGGTGGTGACTGGTATGTAAGCGGTAAGCTGCAAATGGAAATGTGTCTGTTTCTGCATCAGGCAAACAATGAATATCAGCAATTGCGAGGGCGTAACCTCGCTGGCTGGTTGACACTGATAGAAAGTGTCCAGGACG
This portion of the Parasedimentitalea marina genome encodes:
- a CDS encoding rolling circle replication-associated protein, whose protein sequence is MATYKNTWVSRCVAEKQTMPHAYAITFTYADITEEIDGEWITEPPLGARVYRYKDVELMWKRIRSAANRKWKNEEFEMRYVIVGEKGTRFGRCHYHGVVFATHPIIELGKITSRKGNEFAYKRRLNWSIWGHGFVEFQIADRKGIAYCLKYILKARMTAERSKGHKREGKTEWLASSYLWCSKVPAIGSKWLWGKLNDLLSKGMCPPALRVRVPGGGDWYVSGKLQMEMCLFLHQANNEYQQLRGRNLAGWLTLIESVQDEIENSETGEICKRKPWEWLVNGEELEENPEHTAEQAQADFNALKE